Part of the Nostoc sp. ATCC 53789 genome, TTCTGCTTAATAGCTATTTCCCATAGACTAGCTATACTTAGCAAAATTTCATTATTTTCATTATTAATTAACTCTACTACTTGATTACTAAGTCTTGAATTATCTGTCACATACTAAATAAAAGTATGTATATCCAGCAATAATCTCATTCCATATATTCCTTGAAATCTTCCAGTGGTTCATCAAAGTCATCAGATATTGTAATTAAACCCTTTGCGCTTCCAGGTTGACGGAGGCGTTTAACTTGCGACACAGGAGTTAACTTCACAACAGGTTGATTATCTTTGATGATGATAATTTCCTCACCACTGAGTGCTACTTCAATTAAGTCGGATAAATTTTGAGATGCTTCAGCTAGAGTAATTTGCTGCATAATTACCACCTTTGGATATAAAAATTAGGTGCTACCACTATCCTAACTTTGAATGTTCGATTAAATCACAGGAAACCAATTTAACCAAGCGTCCCAATTTTCTACTATTTGGGCAAATTCTTCATAACCGCCTGCTTGAGGATGAACCCCATCATTGGCTCTTGCTTCATTAATCCAGATATTTGATATTTCTAATATCGGAAAAACGTCTAAATAAGGTACATTTAATCCTTTACAAATCAAAGCATATTGGTTGGATAAATCTATAGTTTTCTGCTTTCTTTGAGAATCTTCTTGTTCTGCGTAGGGTGCGGGTCCAACCATCAAAACAGGATATAACTTTTGAGCTTCGCTTAAAATTTCATGGGTATTTTTGATAGAAACTGCCAAATCCACGCGAGTTTTAGCATTTTCTAATGTTGTGTCATTCAATCCAAAAGAAAATACAACTCTGCCATCATATTCCTTGGGTAATCGCAGTGATACTTCTTGTAACCAACGCTTTGCTATATCAGTACTTGTATCACGCCTAATTCCTAAATTATAGTAAGTAATGTCATAACCTTTTTTATTAGCATTAACACATACTCTCCCTGTCCAACCAAGATATTCTTGGTCGCCAGTACCGTTAACGAAGGAGTCACCAACAAAGCAAATTCTTACTTCCGACAGATGCTGTAATTCCATTTATTATATTTAAAAAAAGCAGAGGTTTACA contains:
- a CDS encoding type II toxin-antitoxin system Phd/YefM family antitoxin translates to MQQITLAEASQNLSDLIEVALSGEEIIIIKDNQPVVKLTPVSQVKRLRQPGSAKGLITISDDFDEPLEDFKEYME
- a CDS encoding GDSL-type esterase/lipase family protein, producing the protein MELQHLSEVRICFVGDSFVNGTGDQEYLGWTGRVCVNANKKGYDITYYNLGIRRDTSTDIAKRWLQEVSLRLPKEYDGRVVFSFGLNDTTLENAKTRVDLAVSIKNTHEILSEAQKLYPVLMVGPAPYAEQEDSQRKQKTIDLSNQYALICKGLNVPYLDVFPILEISNIWINEARANDGVHPQAGGYEEFAQIVENWDAWLNWFPVI